Below is a genomic region from Triticum dicoccoides isolate Atlit2015 ecotype Zavitan chromosome 5A, WEW_v2.0, whole genome shotgun sequence.
tgtggtgtatttgttgggatccgatgaattgtgggtttatgatatggATATTCATTGAAAGCAATTAATTCTTCTCTAAACTTTATTATGTGTGATCGTTTATAGCTACGTAATGCTTTTCGATCTATGAGTTTTCTTTGGGCAAGTTGAAGATTAGATCTTCAGtggaagtggtgcatagtagtaggttcagtcttgcggtgtcctcacctagtgacggaaggggtagtgaggcacgtatttgtattcttGCTACTAAGGGTAAAATGATGGGGTTGGATCATATTGATTGGTCTtattttgtctacattatgtctCATGGTTAAATCATTACTGTGTTTGTTATTGAACTTAATATCTAGAGAGGCAAGCATAGAAGCGCTCTCGAAATGGAGTAATGACAGTAGATGCAGATGGAtgccggtctacttgtcacagacataaTGTCTATATATTGATCATGTCAtaaatatcatcataactatgtgttttctatcaattgccaacagtaatttgtctacccaccttgTTATTATGCTTAtgggagagatgcctctagtgatgcTATGGCCCCCGGGTTCCAATTCACTTTATTTTACTAAAACCttaaaaatacattgctgcaatttattatcttttattttatttttatattatccatctatcacTACCAGATTTAATCCTTGTAACTGGCAAGAACGAGGGAATTGACAACCCCCTTGCCTTCGTTGGGTACAAGTATTtgctttgtgtgtgtaggtaccgtTTATCTGTTTCTCGTGAAGGCTCCTATTGATTCGATAAACCATGATTTTTAACTGCAGGAAATACTTCGCTATTGTGCTACATCATCCTTCCCCTTCATGGAAATCCCGATGAACTATATAAGTAGCAGTGGGCAATGTGTGGGTTCGTTGGCAGCAGCCGATGGCATGTCCTTCTTCATCCAAGCCTGAGCTCTTTTCCTTCGGCGTGTTCTGGCAGTGGGCCGTGTAGGGCACTCTACTTTGGGTGAGCCTCTTCGGCACATTTGGGTGCTCTGATCTGCTCTTTGGGACTATCCGATGGCTTCCATCGATGTTCATGTGGAACTTTTCGTTCTTCGACGGTGCGACGTCTTGCGATCCAAGCGAGGAGGTTGTGTCCACCTTCGGAGAAGAAGTTGGATGGATGTGTCGTACCGAGGTCCTTAGTGTCTGGTGATGGCAGGCCATGTAGGTGCATCTTCATTCCGTCTTCAGAGCCGACATTGCTTCCGTTCATGTTTAGTCGCGGTGGAGGACCTCGACTTCTTCATCTATGTGTTCTTTTTTATATTCTTCATGCGTGAAGTGTCCGAGGCTTAGTTAGCTGTTTTCCAACGCCTCTCTATCTTGCCGCGTTCTGTTGTTCTACTTGGTTGCATGCTGCAGTTGTATCCTGGCCGGTTGAtatctttgttaattcaaagtcggacTAGGCTAGCGTCCTACTTGGGCTCGGCTTCGTTGATACCTTAGAGAATGTTGCATGCCATTTACAAACATGGAATGGAAGTGATGGTGGGCACGGCAGCAAGCCAGCAATGTAAAACGGATGCGATAGCTCGCCGCTACCTCTGCATAACACGGCGTCGCTCTCACGGAAAGAAATGGCAGGAGCTCTCGGTTCGGTTCACCATGACGGACACATCAAGtcatcatatatacatatataGGATGCATGAGCGGAGCGGTGGCTCACAGATCCGACATGGTGAGCAGCTCCTCGAGGTAGTCGGCTCCAAGGTCCTCCAGCTCCAGCACGCACGCTGACAATGACGATGCAGCATCGGCTCCCGCTGCCACCGTCGCCGTGCCCGTCCTCCTCTTGTTCTTGGGATTTCTCTTCCGGATGCAGTGGCGGCGCTTCAGCGCGAGCGCAGGCGAGTCCCCCGCGGCGGCGGCCCCGCCGATGCCGAGCGCGCGCAGCGACTCCTGCACAAGCTTGACCGGGAAGTTGAGCACGGCGGCCGGGCCGCGCACGGAGAAAGCGGCCTGGTCGTAGGCGAGCGCGGCGGCATGCGGAGTGTCGAACGTGCCAAGCCAAACACGGGCGCCGTTGCGGGTGGAGTCCCGGATCTCGGCGGCGTACTTGCCCCACGGCCGCTTCCGCACCCCGATGAACGGCGAGTCCGGCGCACTGCATGAACCACTGGAGCACCCCTGGAGTCCCAGCGGCGGCCACGCGACAGGAGTCGCCATGAACTCGCTGCATCCACTGTGGTCGCCGGCCGCGTCTCCTGCAGAGGCGGGAGGTGAGCCGTCGTCCTTGCTGGTGATGGAGGTAGCTTCCATGAGGAACGACAACCGCTGGTGGTCGACCTCCATGTCAGAACGAGCTCGAGCTTGCGCACGCTGATGATGTGTGTACTGTGGTGTGCCGGAGGAGAAAGAAATAGAGTAGCCGTGGTGGTAGGAGTGTTCACCTGTAGGTAGCTCCATGTATAATTAAGCTAAATCTAAGCCTTGTGGACGAGGCGGAGATAATCCAGAGTTAAGACCAGCAGCATATACGTCGAGTCTACGAGACAATCCGTATATCTCTCTATATATACCCAGCGTTCAGCGAACAAACGCAGCTACACGGGGCAGACAAGCTTTGACTTGTAATGACACAACTGTAATCTATAGATCAACTTGTCCATCCATCAGCTACAGCTACACGGGCCTCGCATTGCATGCAGGaccgatctactccctccgttcctaaatacttgtctttctaggcatttcaacaaatgactacatacggagcaaaataagtgaatctacattataaaatatgtctacatacatccgtatgtagtagtcatttgaaatgtctagaaagacaaatatttaggaacggaaggagtatattCTATAGTAGTAGTATGGACGAATAAGATTGCACAGATGCGAATGACGTAGGGCGGCTGGATACAACAACGCACCCGGGCGTCATCAAGTCAGTATCTTTTCCTAATACGATGTATACACAGTAGGTATACGTACATACGTAAGTAGTGTGCAATCTAACCCAAATTAGCAGGCTGGCTCCTGAAGCTAGCACATGAGGCGCATATGGAGGGTGCATGCATCTACGCCGAACGTACGGCGTCATGCATGTGCACATATGCATGGAGTAATATGCATGGAGTAGATGAAAATTAAAAGGTGATTTGAAAAGAAAACCCGCCCAGATTGGCGAACGGCGAAGCCATTGGTGCAGAATCCGGCTTTGCCTACTGCCCTTTCATGCTTTCATTCGTGCTCCCACATCATCTTACGGCtgttattttttttttcttttctaatctaatcatctcttcCCCTGATTTTAAGTGGGTGAGGTCggaccttattttgttccaatcaaatcaaaccacgtatgcgggagcacgtATGGGCGCACAAAcgaggagcaggcaagtctcgtccattGATGCAAGCACACACTTGGATCTATCATTACTGCTGCTGCATCTTTCATGCATGAGCCCATGGGATGCAGACAGAGACGACAGAGATAAACAAGTTTCCGTGTCGCCTCATATATCAACAAACCAAGCTTACATTAATAGTAGCTGTACATACAATGAACCGGTACATAGGCTCACATAGTTTACGCTTTCTATTTATAATTCTTTCTCGTACGATTCCTAGCAACGACGCTTTCTATACACTCTTTCTCGTACGATTCCTAGCAGGTAGTGGTCGCCAGCTGATAAAGTAACACAACTGGCGTTATCTTCTTAATCTTAACTCTTGCATTGGGAATCACTAAACAATTTGCAGCTACAATGATATCCAGCAGCTTATATTTGGCTGTACGCGTCTTCGACATACAAATGcaaaaagaagccgaaccctttcgtgcatagttctatatatatatatactcttcaTAGATGACAAAGAAATTAATAAAAAATTTCATTGACGGTGGTTGTTGTTCTAGTGTGATAGTCCTATGtgaccttagcacgacgacttgttGATTGTCTATTATAACAAGTTTTGTCTGGCGGCACGTCTTCGCCTTGCTTCAGTATTTTTAGTCTTTGCTAGGGATCTACGGATTTGGATTTAattttctattatttctggtaTTTGTTGTCTGTCATGATTGAATACGAATAGATCAAAAGCTTTCTTTTTAAACAAGGACttccatgagagagagagagagaatctagCGGTCATTATGAGTATATCTCGTTCTATTTTATTTCCAATTAAGGGGGCGGGCACGATTGAGCTAGCTATTAGACCCAGTATCACTTACAAACACTTGCCGTCTCGCCGCTCAAGGTTTAATTCCCTGCATTGATCTAATATTGTGCATGTATATTCTACAGTCATATATCATTGACTAATTCACAGTGTCAAGCAAAGCCTACCATTGATGCTGAATGAATCAACTAATaacaaagaaaaaaggaaaaccaTAGGCCATCCAAAACGGGTCTGTCCCCGTGGCACAATCTCCGCAATCCTACCGCTAACCTTACGACAAAACCTAATCAAACCGAAAAATGCCACTCCTAGACAGAGCCTTCAATGATGCATCATTGCAGGGATGGAGCTAGGAATTTTATTTTGTGTGTGGGGGAGGCATATATAAGAATTTAGTGACTACATTCATTCATTCCACATACTACTTAGGGGCAGTTTGAGGATTTTTTTACAACACGGAGGGAGCCATGGCCCAAGCTCGCCTCCTGCTAGCTCCGTCCCTAGTCATACATACGATGATGTTGATGACTTTGACTAAAGGTTGAATAGAGGATTTTCATCCCCGAAGTCAAGCTTTGACGCAATAGCTTCAACAAGGGCACGACACTAACAAGCCCACATTGCCTAATATAGCCTCGAAAGGAAGATCATGTGTTTTCATCTGGAGTACACACATTCTTGTCGTCGAATCATCCGTCATTGTCATCATTCTCTCTACCACTGACAATGCCTCGCTAACTATATCATGGCGTTGCGAGAGCCCAAAACCCACTCACACCACTGGAGAAGATGTCGGATCAAGGTTCCACATCATCCTATGATCGTGGTCCTAGGCTAACCCCCTTCAATCCTCATCGATGGGGGAGAGGGAAGCGGCTTGGACGTAAGATGATCTTCCAATTCTTTTACAGTTTCAACCAACTCGCTGGTATGAACCATTGCAACTACCTCGTGGATCCGCCTGCCACGTCCCCGGAGCCACCACCACGGCATCCTCCACCATGGCCCTCGTCAACCGTCTTGATTCCCCTAAGTGCATGGAGACACAACAATCTTCTTTGGGAATTATTGCAACCTTATTTATATTTTCGACAATGAGGGTCTGAAAGAATATCGATAAGATTTAAcaattgagttgttaattcaaccacacatgtAACTAGTACATGTTAAATTTGTTAGTAGGGATGACAAGGAAGTGATTTGTTTGTTGTATCTTGTAGTAAACAAATGAAAGTAGCAAATACCAAGAAGTTGCCAAGTATGAACTATCTTAAAGAGAGCAGAAGTGGTGGAAACACGGGCAAGAGGATGAACATTAGGACATTTGCAAAGATGGTATTAATCATAGCATAGTGCAATCGACAAAGTATAATTTTAGCTACCATCTCTTGGTAGTCTCCGTGCAAACAGGAATAAAGACATTAGAATTCACCCTTTTCCCCTCGTAGTAATGCTTGCAACTTTTTTTTGGTGCGTCTTTCCATGTCTTGATTAAAAAGCTCATTGCAAGAATGGTTCACCTACCTCGCTTCTTATTCCGTAGATTTTATCACTGGATAGATGGTTCGTCGGGTTTATTCATGGCTAAGAGAACTAATTAATCTATGGATTCAGAAAATATGAGAAATGGCAATCTATGAATCAAACTTATATCTAAACTATAGAACCAACCCGATCTTTCATTGATTGGGCGTCCCCCTTTGAGAGGAATTTACTCCCACTGGGGCAACACATTGCGGACATGGTGGAAAAACCTTGGATCCACAACTTGACATAATTGACATCACTGAGATATAATTACACTTACGAACATGGCATAACTAACATCACCGAGGTGGAGTCAAAACATTAACAAAGGTACAACAAGAATATATAAGAAAACTATCTCATAAAAAGTCTCATGAATGCACCAACGGCGGAGGTGTGAACACATCGGACAACTCATCGAAGGAGGCATGATAGTGGCAGAAACGATGTTTGAGGCAACCGAGGATGTGAAAGTTTAGCCTGCCAAAATATTCTGGCTATTGGGAGTGGGTGTTAGCAAAACTAGGTGGTTACGCGGGAAAAATGGCAAGGGGGGGGGGGATAAGGGTTGGACTG
It encodes:
- the LOC119297713 gene encoding ethylene-response factor C3-like — translated: MELPTGEHSYHHGYSISFSSGTPQYTHHQRAQARARSDMEVDHQRLSFLMEATSITSKDDGSPPASAGDAAGDHSGCSEFMATPVAWPPLGLQGCSSGSCSAPDSPFIGVRKRPWGKYAAEIRDSTRNGARVWLGTFDTPHAAALAYDQAAFSVRGPAAVLNFPVKLVQESLRALGIGGAAAAGDSPALALKRRHCIRKRNPKNKRRTGTATVAAGADAASSLSACVLELEDLGADYLEELLTMSDL